The proteins below are encoded in one region of Oryzias melastigma strain HK-1 linkage group LG7, ASM292280v2, whole genome shotgun sequence:
- the ankrd33aa gene encoding photoreceptor ankyrin repeat protein — MAAANDDPHLGAGPSEDSEILLDSSDSGSILSDDSVLPEYETDSKYKDPAKTLYEACTRNESTSLSRILERGVTRDEVMELDINGKSGLMVAVGKGFVDIVTMLHTCPYVDINHQDNDGNTALMIAAQAGFITILNYILNYYPGVDTELRDPRGFTALIKAGLQGREDCVSALLMHGADMHALDLVQGRGLKDWVLKTGRFETLNRIRRLQAHPVAEQFCESYKPEWPELRQLVEKATAPKTASQKLRQRLKESLTFKFPQDPQDNGVMDHMVRITTSIHSPLIITGSRPLCPSSPPEIGKRRFAVSELLEKHSRKELEESTVSHTNGSITSVSPTAMSAKSVSFTSCCQDPERRGSVPSGGMRSFVPRSMAHRNSIFPSGCIPKIEVTKSGEPTPKKEKKKKRQKGYLEPPVWKYKEAKEEKKREKKKQEAEKENEKKSKGSKKKSKS, encoded by the exons ATGGCGGCCGCAAACGACGACCCCCACCTGGGCGCCGGCCCGTCGGAGGACTCGGAGATCCTTCTGGACAGCTCCGACTCGGGCAGCATACTCTCTGATGATTCTGTACTTCCCGAGTATGAAACGGACTCCAAATACAAGGATCCGGCTAAAACCCTGTACGAAGCCTGCACCAGGAACGAGTCCACATCCCTGAGCAGGATCCTGGAGAGAGGAGTCACACGGGACGAGGTCATGGAGCTCGACATCAATGGCAAG TCGGGCCTGATGGTGGCTGTAGGCAAGGGGTTTGTGGATATTGTCACCATGCTGCACACTTGCCCATATGTGGACATTAACCACCAAGACAACGATGGCAATACGGCTCTCATGATTGCTGCACAGGCAG GCTTCATCACCATCCTGAACTACATCCTAAACTACTACCCTGGTGTGGACACTGAACTCAGGGATCCCCGAGGTTTCACGGCCCTGATCAAGGCAGGCCTGCAGGGCCGGGAGGACTGCGTTTCTGCTCTGCTGATGCATG GTGCAGACATGCATGCTCTGGATCTGGTCCAAGGGAGAGGTCTTAAGGACTGGGTCCTCAAGACGGGAAGATTTGAGACGCTCAACAGAATACGTCGCCTGCAGGCTCATCCTGTGGCAGAGCAGTTTTGTGAGAGCTACAAGCCTGAGTGGCCGGAGCTGAGGCAGCTGGTGGAGAAGGCCACCGCCCCAAAAACAGCAAGTCAGAAGTTGAGGCAGCGTCTAAAGGAAAGCCTTACTTTCAAGTTTCCACAGGACCCTCAAGACAACGGCGTGATGGACCATATGGTGCGAATAACTACGAGCATCCACAGCCCCCTGATAATTACAGGCTCCCGCCCACTCTGTCCCAGCAGCCCTCCAGAGATTGGGAAGCGTCGATTTGCCGTATCTGAACTGCTTGAAAAGCACAGCaggaaggagctggaggaaagCACTGTGTCCCACACTAACGGATCCATCACCTCAGTTTCTCCCACGGCTATGTCAGCCAAGTCGGTCTCTTTTACCTCTTGCTGCCAGGATCCAGAGAGAAGGGGGAGCGTGCCGTCAGGTGGCATGAGAAGCTTTGTCCCACGCAGCATGGCACACAGGAACAGCATCTTCCCCTCTGGCTGCATTCCTAAGATCGAAGTGACAAAATCGGGGGAGCCCACaccaaagaaagagaaaaagaagaaaaggcaAAAGGGCTACCTGGAGCCTCCAGTGTGGAAGTACAAGGaggccaaagaggagaaaaagagggagaaaaaaaagcaggaggCTGAAAAGGAGAATGAGAAAAAATCAAAGgggtcaaaaaagaaaagtaaaagctGA
- the acvrl1 gene encoding serine/threonine-protein kinase receptor R3 isoform X2 gives MGSSALLTLALAGLLLWISDTHADINDDADDRKLLCTCENTKGTCQNGTCIGDYCFYTWVHGEEERGCFSKRHYKEQCSGSFKGFFVRCCKENECNALMTPPPNINGDPTTVPPPEPLHPEMWISVSSLLLLTTLSVVGFVLFLRFRHAPCRQKDLEDHDTTLIKVPTGEDPSYGDIFKEFCTSGSGTGLPYLVQRTMARQISLVECVGKGRYGEVWRGTWMGESVAVKIFSSRDEQSWFRETEIYNTVQLRHDNILGFIASDMTSKNSSTQLWLVTHFHELGSLYDFLQYSSLEPESCLRMCLSVACGLVHLHTEIVSSQEKPAIAHRDLKSRNILVKRNGQCCIADLGLAVIHTQAHDSLDVGNNPRVGTKRYMAPEVLDETIRVDVFESYKQTDIWALGLVFWEISRRTIVNGIVEEYRPPFFDMVPSDPSFEEMKKVVCVDQHRPSLHNRLNSHPILSALVKIMKECWYKNPTARLTALRVKKTLSKLDLDSDFSLSKVKQDI, from the exons ATGGGGAGCTCTGCTCTGCTCACATTGGCGCTAGCTGGACTTTTACTTTGGATTTCTGACACACATGCAG ACATCAACGATGATGCCGACGACAGGAAGCTGCTGTGCACCTGTGAGAACACTAAAGGCACGTGTCAGAATGGAACTTGCATCGGAGACTACTGCTTCTACACGTGGGTGCACGGCGAAGAGGAACGGGGGTGTTTCTCCAAGCGGCACTACAAAGAGCAGTGTTCGGGCTCCTTCAAGGGATTTTTTGTCCGTTGCTGCAAGGAAAATGAATGCAATGCCTTAATGACACCGCCTCCAAATATAA ATGGGGATCCAACAACAGTTCCACCTCCAGAGCCTCTCCACCCAGAGATGTGGATCAGCGTGTCCTCCCTGCTCCTGCTCACAACCTTAAGTGTTGTGGGCTTTGTTCTTTTCCTGCGCTTTCGACATGCACCCTGCAGACAGAAAGACCTCGAAGACCATGACACCACCCTGATCAAAGTCCCCACTGGAGAGGACCCATCATATGGA GatattttcaaagagttttgCACATCAGGAAGTGGGACAGGACTTCCATATTTAGTCCAGAGGACAATGGCTAGACAAATCTCACTCGTTGAATGTGTTG GAAAAGGCAGATATGGGGAGGTGTGGAGGGGAACGTGGATGGGAGAAAGTGTAGCTGTCAAGATTTTCTCCTCGAGGGACGAGCAGTCCTGGTTTAGGGAGACGGAGATCTACAATACTGTTCAGCTACGCCATGATAACATTCTTG gttttataGCCTCAGACATGACATCCAAGAACTCCAGCACTCAGTTGTGGCTCGTTACCCACTTTCACGAGTTGGGTTCACTGTATGATTTCCTGCAATACAGTAGCCTAGAGCCAGAGAGCTGCTTGAGGATGTGTCTGTCCGTGGCCTGTGGCCTGGTCCACCTCCACACTGAGATTGTCAGCTCCCAGGAAAAGCCAGCGATCGCCCACCGAGACCTGAAAAGCAGAAACATCCTTGTGAAGCGGAACGGACAGTGCTGCATCGCTGATCTAG GTTTGGCTGTGATCCACACTCAGGCTCATGATTCTCTGGATGTGGGCAACAACCCTCGTGTGGGGACCAAGCGCTACATGGCCCCTGAGGTCCTGGATGAGACCATTCGTGTGGACGTCTTTGAGTCTTACAAACAGACTGACATCTGGGCTCTGGGCCTGGTATTCTGGGAAATATCCCGCAGAACTATCGTCAATG GGATTGTGGAGGAGTACCGTCCTCCTTTCTTTGACATGGTGCCGTCAGATCCCAGCTTTGAGGAGATGAAGAAGGTTGTGTGTGTGGATCAGCATCGGCCCAGTCTGCACAACCGGCTCAACTCCCACCCA ATCCTGTCAGCCCTTGTGAAGATCATGAAGGAGTGCTGGTACAAGAACCCGACAGCTCGCCTCACAGCCTTACGGGTAAAGAAGACTCTCTCCAAGTTGGACCTCGACAGCGACTTCAGTCTCAGCAAAGTCAAGCAGGACATCTAA
- the acvrl1 gene encoding serine/threonine-protein kinase receptor R3 isoform X1, translating to MGSSALLTLALAGLLLWISDTHADINDDADDRKLLCTCENTKGTCQNGTCIGDYCFYTWVHGEEERGCFSKRHYKEQCSGSFKGFFVRCCKENECNALMTPPPNINGDPTTVPPPEPLHPEMWISVSSLLLLTTLSVVGFVLFLRFRHAPCRQKDLEDHDTTLIKVPTGEDPSYGDIFKEFCTSGSGTGLPYLVQRTMARQISLVECVGKGRYGEVWRGTWMGESVAVKIFSSRDEQSWFRETEIYNTVQLRHDNILGTAIKPLRIILPKKHILFVQNPFKPSLFFWFLGFIASDMTSKNSSTQLWLVTHFHELGSLYDFLQYSSLEPESCLRMCLSVACGLVHLHTEIVSSQEKPAIAHRDLKSRNILVKRNGQCCIADLGLAVIHTQAHDSLDVGNNPRVGTKRYMAPEVLDETIRVDVFESYKQTDIWALGLVFWEISRRTIVNGIVEEYRPPFFDMVPSDPSFEEMKKVVCVDQHRPSLHNRLNSHPILSALVKIMKECWYKNPTARLTALRVKKTLSKLDLDSDFSLSKVKQDI from the exons ATGGGGAGCTCTGCTCTGCTCACATTGGCGCTAGCTGGACTTTTACTTTGGATTTCTGACACACATGCAG ACATCAACGATGATGCCGACGACAGGAAGCTGCTGTGCACCTGTGAGAACACTAAAGGCACGTGTCAGAATGGAACTTGCATCGGAGACTACTGCTTCTACACGTGGGTGCACGGCGAAGAGGAACGGGGGTGTTTCTCCAAGCGGCACTACAAAGAGCAGTGTTCGGGCTCCTTCAAGGGATTTTTTGTCCGTTGCTGCAAGGAAAATGAATGCAATGCCTTAATGACACCGCCTCCAAATATAA ATGGGGATCCAACAACAGTTCCACCTCCAGAGCCTCTCCACCCAGAGATGTGGATCAGCGTGTCCTCCCTGCTCCTGCTCACAACCTTAAGTGTTGTGGGCTTTGTTCTTTTCCTGCGCTTTCGACATGCACCCTGCAGACAGAAAGACCTCGAAGACCATGACACCACCCTGATCAAAGTCCCCACTGGAGAGGACCCATCATATGGA GatattttcaaagagttttgCACATCAGGAAGTGGGACAGGACTTCCATATTTAGTCCAGAGGACAATGGCTAGACAAATCTCACTCGTTGAATGTGTTG GAAAAGGCAGATATGGGGAGGTGTGGAGGGGAACGTGGATGGGAGAAAGTGTAGCTGTCAAGATTTTCTCCTCGAGGGACGAGCAGTCCTGGTTTAGGGAGACGGAGATCTACAATACTGTTCAGCTACGCCATGATAACATTCTTGGTACTGCAATTAAACCTCTGAGGatcattttaccaaaaaaacataTCCTCTTTGTACAGAATCCCTTTAAACCAtccctttttttctggtttttaggttttataGCCTCAGACATGACATCCAAGAACTCCAGCACTCAGTTGTGGCTCGTTACCCACTTTCACGAGTTGGGTTCACTGTATGATTTCCTGCAATACAGTAGCCTAGAGCCAGAGAGCTGCTTGAGGATGTGTCTGTCCGTGGCCTGTGGCCTGGTCCACCTCCACACTGAGATTGTCAGCTCCCAGGAAAAGCCAGCGATCGCCCACCGAGACCTGAAAAGCAGAAACATCCTTGTGAAGCGGAACGGACAGTGCTGCATCGCTGATCTAG GTTTGGCTGTGATCCACACTCAGGCTCATGATTCTCTGGATGTGGGCAACAACCCTCGTGTGGGGACCAAGCGCTACATGGCCCCTGAGGTCCTGGATGAGACCATTCGTGTGGACGTCTTTGAGTCTTACAAACAGACTGACATCTGGGCTCTGGGCCTGGTATTCTGGGAAATATCCCGCAGAACTATCGTCAATG GGATTGTGGAGGAGTACCGTCCTCCTTTCTTTGACATGGTGCCGTCAGATCCCAGCTTTGAGGAGATGAAGAAGGTTGTGTGTGTGGATCAGCATCGGCCCAGTCTGCACAACCGGCTCAACTCCCACCCA ATCCTGTCAGCCCTTGTGAAGATCATGAAGGAGTGCTGGTACAAGAACCCGACAGCTCGCCTCACAGCCTTACGGGTAAAGAAGACTCTCTCCAAGTTGGACCTCGACAGCGACTTCAGTCTCAGCAAAGTCAAGCAGGACATCTAA